A genomic stretch from Dissulfurispira thermophila includes:
- a CDS encoding diguanylate cyclase — protein MKWKILYLRQRISFFPMTNLKTIIVISKDVVLTSIVDRLLKDSYTIVDFSTIQSSLDYIYSSSPDLMIIDISPDDVFAVTLLNEIKSDPIFGRLPVLAVFDDQFVVYDWDSMLIDDYLRKSCLEVELIATVGLCIHRAERMVEVNPLTRLPGNIAIIKQIQKRLDNNEVFALAYADLDYFKPYNDRYGFSRGDEVLKMIGRLILNTVRQNQAHGSFVGHIGGDDFVFIMDMEYIEKTAGEIIDNFNKIIPTFYDYDDRARGFIESVDREGNKRTFPFIGISIGVAHNRFRKFSHYGEIAEVASEMKKYAKCAGGSCFKIDKRHIESVNQRAL, from the coding sequence ATGAAATGGAAGATTCTCTATCTCAGGCAGAGGATTTCCTTCTTTCCGATGACTAATCTAAAGACAATTATTGTAATATCAAAAGATGTGGTTTTAACAAGCATTGTTGACAGGCTGCTTAAAGACTCATACACGATTGTTGACTTTTCTACTATACAGTCTTCATTGGATTATATTTATAGTTCATCACCTGACCTCATGATTATAGATATTTCTCCTGATGATGTCTTTGCTGTTACTCTGTTGAATGAAATAAAGAGCGACCCGATATTTGGCAGACTCCCTGTACTTGCTGTATTCGATGACCAGTTTGTTGTTTACGACTGGGACAGCATGCTTATTGATGATTATCTAAGGAAATCGTGTCTTGAAGTTGAATTGATTGCAACAGTGGGTCTCTGTATACACAGGGCTGAAAGAATGGTCGAGGTTAATCCACTGACGAGACTGCCTGGGAATATCGCTATAATTAAACAGATACAGAAAAGACTAGACAATAATGAGGTCTTTGCACTTGCCTATGCTGATCTTGATTATTTCAAGCCATATAATGACAGGTATGGTTTCAGTCGAGGTGATGAAGTGTTAAAGATGATAGGGCGACTTATCCTGAATACAGTCAGGCAAAATCAGGCGCACGGCAGCTTTGTGGGGCATATTGGTGGTGATGATTTTGTTTTTATTATGGACATGGAATATATTGAAAAGACTGCTGGTGAGATTATAGATAACTTCAATAAGATAATACCTACCTTTTATGATTATGATGACAGGGCAAGGGGCTTTATAGAGTCAGTTGATAGGGAAGGGAATAAAAGGACATTCCCTTTTATAGGTATTTCAATAGGGGTGGCGCATAATAGATTCAGGAAGTTCTCACACTATGGCGAGATAGCAGAAGTGGCATCAGAAATGAAAAAATATGCAAAGTGTGCGGGTGGCAGTTGTTTTAAGATAGACAAAAGACACATTGAGTCTGTTAATCAAAGAGCCTTATAA
- a CDS encoding type IV pilus twitching motility protein PilT, with protein MRKPEIDYILSTMLDSHANVSDLNLTVGKPPQVESSGQLVPVLFENISLDSLTPFQTEIFALNLINADRRLTETLIKEGSCDLSYHLPDKARFRVNIFSQRGSYSIVLRKLSTTIPTLADLKVPEVLAQIAEEKNGLVLVTGATGSGKSSTLAAILRIINETKPVHVITLEDPVEFAHPHIKATFNQRELGIDFDTFANGLRAALRQAPKVILVGEMRDRETVEIGLTAAETGHLVLSTLHTIDAGQTINRIIGMFEQEEEKQIRTRLADTIRWIVSQRLVPKIGGGRVAVVEVMKSNIRVKDTILNGESEGKTFYDIIDQGEAFGMQTFDKALIKLYEDGVITEETAIAYASKKPIVGRGIDMIKAKRGEKTTPIEGLKLDKEYEKKIKEQQFKSKI; from the coding sequence ATGAGAAAACCTGAAATAGATTACATACTATCCACAATGCTGGACAGCCATGCAAATGTCTCTGACCTGAATCTCACGGTTGGAAAACCGCCGCAGGTCGAATCATCAGGACAGCTCGTTCCTGTATTGTTTGAAAATATCTCTTTAGATAGTCTGACACCTTTTCAAACAGAAATTTTTGCACTTAATCTCATAAACGCTGACCGCCGCCTTACCGAGACCTTGATCAAAGAAGGTTCATGCGACCTTTCATATCACTTGCCTGATAAAGCAAGGTTCAGGGTTAATATATTCTCTCAGAGGGGATCATATTCTATAGTATTAAGAAAGCTATCAACTACTATTCCAACACTTGCTGATTTAAAAGTACCTGAAGTGCTTGCACAGATAGCAGAGGAAAAAAATGGGCTAGTGCTTGTTACAGGAGCAACAGGCAGTGGTAAGTCATCCACACTGGCTGCAATTTTGCGGATTATTAATGAGACAAAACCTGTGCATGTAATCACACTCGAAGACCCTGTAGAATTTGCACACCCACATATCAAGGCAACATTTAATCAGAGAGAACTCGGCATAGATTTTGATACATTTGCAAATGGTCTGAGAGCCGCATTGAGACAGGCTCCAAAGGTAATACTTGTTGGCGAAATGAGAGATAGAGAAACTGTCGAAATAGGATTGACTGCTGCAGAGACAGGTCATCTTGTATTGTCAACATTACATACTATTGATGCCGGGCAGACTATTAACAGAATAATAGGGATGTTCGAACAAGAAGAAGAAAAGCAAATAAGAACACGGCTTGCTGATACAATAAGGTGGATTGTAAGTCAGAGGCTCGTGCCTAAAATAGGTGGCGGAAGAGTGGCTGTAGTTGAAGTAATGAAGAGCAATATAAGAGTAAAGGATACAATATTGAATGGAGAATCAGAAGGAAAGACATTCTATGATATTATCGACCAGGGCGAGGCATTCGGGATGCAGACATTTGACAAGGCATTGATAAAACTATATGAGGATGGTGTTATTACTGAAGAAACTGCTATTGCATATGCATCTAAAAAGCCAATCGTTGGTAGAGGTATAGACATGATAAAGGCAAAACGAGGAGAGAAAACAACTCCCATAGAAGGATTAAAGCTGGATAAAGAATATGAAAAAAAGATAAAAGAGCAGCAATTTAAGTCTAAAATTTAG
- a CDS encoding transglycosylase SLT domain-containing protein: protein MSDLFLNIIRKSIAAILILFPISSLAEDFSSYLLNGKNSLNKNDYENAISQLSTAYEKLPILGDYALFWRAKAYEDMGNIDKAITDLRMIKERFKDSPLIKNVRIKEIELIQKNSEDRNQKSEVRKLLEEFIKDYPSELSIKYAYASLLKENGEIEKAKKIFKEIYVLVSPLSKNALHELSNSDITAEDLIKKGENLNRAWMFNETEKYMRQALQKIIEDKNQETSSIRNQILEKLAYSIFRQKRYKEAAEIYKELNNRYWRARSVFRAGDMETFESELQELIKTRDKRVASILIAYGSKQRRDGNTEKALEIFNNTLARYPSAKEDALWAKGWTYYLSGDYKNALEIFSQLHQTYGDSKYLYWKNKCLAYMGNEPSVMNYTVPHRDYYGFLSMLKNSPDKNVITRSNSDKVIHKDEIPRSAGNDRLDQSASAHYISHAYERVDILIRLGLNNEAILELKHMAKKNPDHNRLIYISSQLKKLGIYNISVNLITKIQYNEKIHDLFYPMAFQQDVEEAARKNNIDPLLIMSIMREESRFNINALSIAGAVGLMQLMPSTANKYDRHVKITLKNTNQLYEPKTNILIGSYYLKHLIKNFKSLPLAIAAYNAGEEIVREWLKKGSYNTVDEFIEDIPYDETRNYVKRVLTTYFEYMRTSRDVDIALTKKYIGDL, encoded by the coding sequence ATGAGCGATTTGTTTTTAAATATCATTAGAAAGAGCATAGCGGCTATATTAATTCTGTTTCCAATAAGCTCACTTGCAGAGGACTTTTCCAGTTACCTATTAAATGGAAAAAATAGCCTCAATAAAAACGACTATGAAAATGCAATATCACAACTAAGCACAGCCTATGAAAAACTGCCTATATTAGGCGACTATGCGCTTTTTTGGAGGGCAAAGGCATATGAAGACATGGGCAATATTGATAAAGCAATTACTGATCTAAGAATGATTAAGGAGAGATTCAAAGATTCACCGCTTATTAAAAATGTCCGCATAAAAGAGATAGAACTCATTCAGAAAAATTCAGAAGACAGAAATCAGAAATCAGAAGTCAGAAAATTATTAGAAGAATTCATCAAAGATTATCCATCTGAATTGAGCATCAAGTATGCATATGCTTCATTACTCAAAGAAAATGGCGAAATAGAAAAGGCAAAAAAGATATTCAAAGAGATATATGTATTAGTATCGCCACTTTCTAAAAATGCACTACATGAACTTTCTAATTCTGATATTACAGCAGAAGACCTCATAAAAAAAGGAGAAAACCTCAATAGGGCATGGATGTTTAATGAAACAGAAAAATACATGAGACAAGCACTGCAAAAGATAATAGAGGATAAAAACCAAGAGACATCATCGATTAGAAATCAAATACTCGAAAAGCTTGCATATTCTATTTTCAGACAGAAACGATATAAAGAGGCAGCAGAAATTTATAAAGAGTTAAACAATCGCTACTGGAGGGCAAGGTCAGTATTTAGAGCCGGCGATATGGAGACATTTGAGTCAGAATTACAGGAACTAATAAAGACAAGAGACAAAAGGGTTGCATCTATATTAATTGCATATGGTTCAAAACAAAGAAGGGATGGCAATACTGAGAAGGCACTGGAAATATTCAACAACACATTAGCAAGATACCCATCTGCAAAAGAAGATGCATTGTGGGCAAAGGGTTGGACATATTACCTTTCAGGTGATTATAAAAATGCATTAGAGATATTTTCACAACTTCATCAAACATATGGAGACTCAAAATATCTGTACTGGAAAAATAAGTGTTTGGCATATATGGGTAATGAGCCATCAGTTATGAACTATACCGTTCCTCACAGAGACTATTATGGATTTCTGTCCATGCTAAAAAACTCACCAGATAAAAATGTTATTACAAGGAGCAATAGTGACAAAGTAATCCATAAAGACGAGATTCCTCGCTCTGCTGGGAATGACAGATTGGATCAGTCAGCCTCTGCCCATTACATTTCACATGCATATGAGAGGGTTGACATCCTGATAAGGCTCGGACTGAACAACGAGGCTATTTTAGAATTAAAGCACATGGCAAAGAAAAATCCTGATCATAATAGGCTCATCTATATAAGTTCTCAACTAAAAAAACTTGGCATTTATAATATCTCTGTTAATCTCATAACAAAAATTCAATACAATGAAAAAATCCATGATTTGTTTTATCCAATGGCATTTCAACAAGATGTAGAAGAAGCTGCAAGAAAAAACAACATTGATCCACTTTTAATAATGTCTATTATGCGAGAGGAGTCAAGATTTAACATCAATGCACTCTCTATTGCAGGTGCAGTCGGATTAATGCAACTCATGCCTTCTACTGCCAATAAATATGACAGGCATGTAAAAATTACTCTAAAAAATACAAATCAACTCTATGAACCAAAAACAAACATTCTCATTGGTTCATATTACTTAAAGCATCTTATAAAAAATTTCAAATCCCTTCCTCTTGCAATTGCAGCATACAATGCTGGTGAGGAGATTGTAAGGGAATGGCTGAAAAAGGGCAGTTATAATACAGTAGATGAGTTCATAGAAGACATACCTTACGATGAGACAAGAAACTATGTAAAGAGGGTTTTAACTACCTATTTTGAATATATGAGAACAAGTCGTGATGTAGATATAGCCTTGACCAAGAAATATATCGGGGATCTATAA
- a CDS encoding response regulator, giving the protein MPEIEEYGEGFKTALICDDNPETQDSINSALKNLNYKIDISTNSADTFEKVRFNQYDVIILNENFAGSTPENNEVLKFFQNMPMISRRHIFLALIGQNFKTLDNMTAFSKSVNAVINKSDIANLTNILKKSIADNEQFYKIYKETLRKLGKR; this is encoded by the coding sequence ATGCCAGAGATAGAAGAGTATGGAGAAGGTTTTAAGACAGCACTCATTTGCGACGATAATCCAGAGACTCAGGATAGCATAAACTCTGCATTGAAAAATCTAAATTATAAAATAGACATTTCTACAAATAGTGCTGATACCTTTGAAAAGGTAAGGTTCAATCAGTATGATGTAATTATCCTGAATGAAAATTTTGCAGGCAGCACCCCTGAAAATAATGAGGTATTAAAGTTCTTCCAGAACATGCCCATGATTTCAAGAAGGCATATATTCCTTGCCCTTATAGGCCAAAATTTTAAAACACTTGACAACATGACAGCATTTTCTAAAAGTGTTAATGCAGTAATCAATAAATCAGATATAGCGAATCTGACAAACATCCTTAAAAAATCTATTGCTGACAACGAACAGTTTTACAAGATATATAAAGAAACATTGAGAAAATTAGGAAAGAGATAA
- the glgB gene encoding 1,4-alpha-glucan branching protein GlgB: MKKRVLTDFDLYLINEGTHYKNYEKLGAHVMEIDGIRGVHFAVWAPNAKSVSVVGDFNNWDGKRHQMKLLGESGIWEIFIPGLDEGELYKFEIKSKYRGYKEQKADPFAFYFEVRPKSAAIVYNIENKHKWQDVEWMEMRKKKNWFELPIAIYEVHLGSWMRVADDGNRFLTYREFADKLIPYVKELGFTHIELLPISEHPLDASWGYQTIGYFAPTSRFGRPEDFMYFVDKCHQNGIGVIIDWVPAHFPKDAHGLGRFDGTCLYEHEDPRKGEHRDWGTLIFNYGRNEVRNYLISNALFWLEKYHIDGLRVDAVASMLYLDYSREPGDWIPNIYGGNENLEAIDFLKKFNEVVHQYHPGVLTIAEESTAWTGVSRPTYLGGLGFSMKWNMGWMHDTLEYFSKDPIFRKYHSNNLTFSMLYAFTENFVLPFSHDEVVHGKRSMLDKMPGDMWQKFANLRTLYGYMYGHPGKKLLFMGSEFGQWREWNFDDSLDWHLLEYEPHRKLQRFLSDLNNIYKKEPAMYEVDFEWHGFEWIDFHDSEQSIISFIRRAKKHDDFLVFVFNLTPVPRFGYRIGVPKGGYYREIMNSDSEIYWGGNLGNMGGVYADDIPHHERQFSLNLTLPPLSVLIFKPE; the protein is encoded by the coding sequence ATGAAAAAGAGAGTTCTTACGGATTTTGACCTTTACCTTATAAACGAAGGCACGCATTATAAGAATTATGAAAAATTAGGCGCGCATGTTATGGAGATAGACGGCATAAGGGGTGTGCATTTTGCTGTATGGGCGCCAAATGCAAAAAGTGTGAGTGTTGTAGGTGATTTCAATAACTGGGATGGGAAAAGGCATCAAATGAAACTACTCGGAGAATCGGGTATATGGGAGATATTTATTCCTGGTCTTGATGAAGGCGAATTGTATAAATTTGAGATTAAATCAAAATACAGGGGTTATAAGGAACAAAAGGCTGACCCCTTTGCCTTTTATTTCGAGGTAAGGCCAAAGAGTGCTGCCATAGTGTATAACATAGAAAACAAGCACAAATGGCAAGATGTCGAGTGGATGGAGATGAGGAAAAAGAAAAACTGGTTTGAATTGCCTATTGCTATTTATGAAGTGCATCTTGGCTCGTGGATGCGGGTAGCAGATGATGGGAATAGGTTTCTTACTTATAGAGAATTTGCGGATAAATTGATTCCTTATGTCAAGGAACTCGGATTTACGCATATAGAGCTTTTGCCTATTTCAGAGCATCCACTGGATGCATCGTGGGGATATCAGACAATAGGATATTTTGCACCTACAAGCAGATTTGGCAGGCCCGAGGATTTTATGTATTTTGTTGATAAATGCCACCAAAATGGGATTGGTGTAATTATAGATTGGGTCCCAGCTCATTTTCCAAAGGATGCACATGGTCTTGGACGATTTGATGGCACATGTTTATACGAACACGAAGACCCGCGAAAGGGCGAACACAGAGATTGGGGGACATTGATATTTAATTATGGAAGGAATGAAGTAAGAAATTATCTTATCTCAAATGCGCTTTTTTGGCTCGAAAAATATCACATCGATGGATTAAGAGTTGATGCTGTTGCATCAATGCTGTATCTCGACTACTCAAGAGAGCCTGGAGATTGGATACCAAATATTTATGGAGGTAATGAAAATCTCGAGGCAATAGACTTTTTGAAGAAATTTAATGAGGTTGTGCATCAATACCATCCCGGTGTTCTAACAATAGCAGAGGAATCAACAGCATGGACGGGTGTTTCAAGACCAACTTATCTTGGAGGGCTTGGCTTCAGCATGAAGTGGAATATGGGATGGATGCATGATACACTTGAATATTTTTCTAAAGACCCAATCTTCAGAAAATATCATTCAAATAATCTCACATTCAGTATGCTTTATGCATTTACTGAAAATTTTGTTCTGCCATTTTCTCATGATGAGGTCGTCCACGGTAAAAGATCTATGCTCGATAAGATGCCGGGAGATATGTGGCAGAAGTTTGCAAATCTAAGGACACTTTATGGATATATGTATGGTCATCCAGGAAAAAAACTCCTATTTATGGGGTCTGAATTTGGGCAGTGGCGTGAATGGAATTTTGACGATAGCCTTGATTGGCATCTTCTTGAATATGAGCCACACAGAAAACTTCAGAGATTTCTGTCAGATTTGAACAATATTTATAAGAAAGAGCCTGCGATGTATGAGGTTGACTTTGAGTGGCATGGATTTGAGTGGATAGATTTTCATGACTCTGAACAGAGTATAATCTCCTTTATTAGAAGGGCAAAAAAACATGACGATTTTCTTGTCTTTGTTTTTAACCTCACACCTGTTCCGAGGTTTGGATACAGAATAGGTGTGCCAAAAGGTGGATATTATAGGGAGATAATGAACAGTGATTCAGAAATTTATTGGGGAGGGAATTTAGGAAATATGGGCGGTGTCTATGCTGATGATATTCCGCACCATGAAAGACAATTTTCATTGAATCTTACACTTCCACCTTTGTCTGTATTGATATTTAAGCCTGAATAG
- a CDS encoding cell division protein ZapA: protein MGSIEVHILGQKYIIKGDAPPEYIQQIANFVDEKLKEVYKISPDITPLKAAILTALNIADELHRVRHEYNSISQGIKNIENKADSIIRLFD from the coding sequence ATGGGCAGCATAGAAGTACATATCCTCGGACAGAAATATATAATAAAAGGTGATGCACCCCCTGAGTATATTCAGCAGATTGCAAACTTTGTTGATGAAAAACTAAAGGAGGTTTACAAAATATCACCTGACATTACACCACTTAAAGCAGCAATTCTGACAGCATTGAATATTGCAGATGAACTCCACAGGGTCAGACATGAATACAATTCAATATCACAAGGAATAAAGAATATAGAAAATAAAGCAGACAGTATTATAAGGCTCTTTGATTAA
- the ald gene encoding alanine dehydrogenase, whose translation MIIGIPKEIKRHEYRVGITPSGVKELKRDGHTILIEIGAGEGSGFSDDEYLKADADVVDRETVFKKSDLIVKVKEPLPEEYDLIKEGQAIFTYLHLAPNRELTELLLNKKIAALGYETLQRDGLLPLLAPMSEIAGRMAPIVGAYYLQKIHGGRGILPTGVCGVLSAKALILGAGVVGTNAARVCIGLGMDTIVMNRGIERLQKIDEMFTGKVKTLPMNISNIQEEIKNADIIIGAVLVPGGRTPILITKEILRTMKKGSVIIDVSVDQGGCAETSRPTTHDNPVYEVDGIIHYTVANMPGAYPMTSTLALTNATLPYIKTIAKNGIEKAMREDPAIKSSLNTYMGYIVNQALADSLGVAYKNINEI comes from the coding sequence ATGATTATAGGTATTCCAAAAGAGATAAAAAGGCACGAATACAGGGTTGGAATCACCCCATCTGGTGTTAAAGAATTAAAAAGAGATGGCCATACAATCCTCATAGAGATTGGTGCTGGAGAAGGCAGTGGCTTTTCTGATGATGAATATCTAAAGGCAGATGCTGATGTTGTTGACAGAGAGACTGTATTTAAAAAATCAGATTTAATTGTAAAGGTAAAAGAGCCTCTTCCTGAGGAATATGATCTAATTAAGGAAGGCCAAGCAATATTCACATATCTGCATCTTGCACCAAATCGAGAACTCACAGAGCTTTTATTAAATAAAAAGATAGCTGCACTCGGGTACGAAACCCTCCAAAGAGACGGATTGCTTCCACTCCTTGCACCAATGAGTGAGATAGCAGGTAGAATGGCACCGATTGTTGGAGCATATTATCTGCAAAAGATTCACGGCGGTAGAGGCATTCTACCTACCGGTGTCTGCGGCGTCCTGTCTGCAAAGGCATTAATACTCGGTGCCGGGGTTGTAGGCACAAATGCAGCCCGAGTATGTATTGGTCTTGGAATGGATACAATCGTAATGAACAGAGGAATAGAAAGATTACAAAAGATAGATGAAATGTTCACTGGAAAGGTAAAGACTCTGCCAATGAATATAAGCAATATACAAGAAGAGATTAAAAATGCCGATATTATAATTGGGGCAGTTCTTGTGCCCGGAGGAAGAACTCCGATACTTATAACAAAGGAAATATTAAGGACAATGAAAAAAGGCTCTGTAATAATAGATGTGTCTGTTGATCAGGGAGGGTGTGCAGAGACATCAAGACCAACCACCCACGACAATCCTGTTTATGAAGTTGATGGCATAATACATTATACTGTTGCCAATATGCCCGGTGCATATCCGATGACATCTACACTCGCACTGACAAATGCAACACTGCCTTATATTAAAACTATTGCTAAAAACGGCATTGAAAAGGCAATGAGAGAAGACCCTGCCATCAAAAGTTCGCTTAATACTTATATGGGATACATAGTAAACCAGGCATTGGCGGATTCGCTGGGTGTAGCATATAAAAACATCAATGAGATATAA
- the aroC gene encoding chorismate synthase encodes MNKFRFLTSGESHGKGLIGILEGIPSGLSLSSEDIDKELKRRQMGYGRGGRMKIESDHAEIISGIRWGKTIGSPISLIIENKDWKNWQQGMSSESNYEGSIPPVTRPRPGHADLAGALKYGHRDIRNILERSSARETAMRVAIGAIAKKFLSEFGINIGSYVIQIGNLKISDPRSQISDFREIFKKTEASPVRCPDEDASKKMMELIDTAANNGDTLGGVFEVIATGIPLGLGSHIQWDKRLDGRLAQALMGIQAIKGVEIGKGFEMAERTGSEVMDEIFYNGSRFYRETNHAGGIEGGITNGMPVVIRAAMKPIPTLRKPLQSVDIITKKPFEAAYERSDTCAVPAAAVIGEAMTAIVIADAFLEKFGGDSMEETKRNFDAYAEYLKSF; translated from the coding sequence ATGAATAAATTCAGGTTTCTTACTTCAGGCGAATCTCATGGCAAAGGTCTAATAGGAATCCTCGAGGGCATTCCATCAGGGCTTTCTTTATCATCAGAAGACATTGATAAAGAACTCAAAAGGAGGCAAATGGGATATGGACGTGGCGGAAGGATGAAGATCGAAAGCGACCACGCAGAAATAATATCAGGCATAAGATGGGGAAAAACTATAGGCTCTCCAATATCACTCATCATAGAAAACAAAGACTGGAAAAATTGGCAGCAAGGCATGTCATCAGAAAGTAATTACGAAGGCTCTATCCCTCCTGTAACAAGACCGAGGCCGGGTCATGCAGACCTTGCAGGTGCTTTAAAATATGGTCACAGAGATATTAGAAATATCCTTGAGCGGTCAAGTGCAAGGGAAACAGCCATGCGCGTTGCTATTGGTGCTATAGCTAAAAAATTCCTATCAGAATTTGGGATAAATATCGGAAGCTATGTAATACAGATAGGAAACTTGAAGATTTCAGATCCCAGATCTCAGATCTCAGATTTCAGAGAAATCTTCAAAAAAACAGAAGCATCTCCTGTGAGATGCCCTGATGAAGATGCATCAAAAAAAATGATGGAATTAATAGACACTGCTGCAAATAATGGAGATACACTTGGAGGGGTATTCGAAGTGATTGCAACCGGTATACCTTTGGGTCTTGGAAGCCATATACAATGGGATAAAAGGCTCGATGGAAGGCTTGCACAGGCATTGATGGGAATTCAGGCAATAAAAGGAGTAGAGATCGGAAAAGGTTTTGAAATGGCTGAAAGAACTGGTTCAGAGGTTATGGATGAGATATTTTACAATGGTTCACGGTTTTACAGAGAGACAAATCATGCAGGCGGGATCGAGGGTGGCATAACAAATGGAATGCCTGTGGTTATCAGGGCAGCAATGAAACCTATCCCTACTCTGAGAAAACCACTGCAATCCGTGGATATAATAACAAAAAAGCCTTTTGAGGCTGCCTATGAGCGCTCAGATACATGCGCAGTCCCCGCCGCTGCTGTTATCGGTGAGGCAATGACAGCAATAGTAATCGCCGATGCCTTCCTCGAAAAATTTGGCGGTGACAGCATGGAAGAAACAAAGAGGAATTTCGATGCTTATGCAGAATATTTAAAGAGTTTTTAG